One Argentina anserina chromosome 6, drPotAnse1.1, whole genome shotgun sequence genomic window, TGCACCATATATAGAAAAGTGATATATTTTGTCATAAAGTTATCATGATCATCTAGTTAGATATATAGTGCACCGCAAAAGTGATTGATCTTGATCATCTAGCTGTCAAGAGCCAAGTTTGATCTGCCACAGATAGCTTTCTTTTGTCCTGCTGCCTTTGATTATTTAGTAGTTCAGATGATATTGTGCTGGCAGCATGGGTATCTGACAAAAGAATACTTAAGGGACTAGGGAGCTAGGTGGGTAATTTATGCAGTGACTAAATGCTAGTTGTTATGTTTCTAGTAGTCTATACAACTATGTTGGGAGGAAATTGGAACCTTTGTTCAAGTTTAGCTCATGTAGCAAAGAGTTGATACCTACATGGCTGTGTGTGCTTGCAGATAAACCTGCATGAAATAATTAGCCACTTGATTGTATAAATTAGCTATTAGCATCTTGATTCTCACCTACTTTATGTGCAGCCACCCCCACCGGTTAATGATACCAACCCATATAATGTCTTTAGGCCGAGGGAGAAAACCCACAGACTGCACACAAGAAGGGTACGTGGCAAACATGTTTTTTTGTTACTTTTTCCTTGGGTGAAGAGTCTGTTAGTTATTCTGAAAACAGTTTAGTTTTGCTTAGTACTGATCTTGTTTTCAGATGCAAAGAAGGGAAAACAATGTGCAATCATTTGAAAAGCTTCGCCAGGTTAGTCTGCTTTTtcaatatcttcttcttttctgatTCTTCTTCTTACTTTGGCCTTAAGGATGGGCATGGTATGAGTGTTTGGGTGCTCAAATAGTTTAGTTCTTAGATCTTGAGCATGAGGACATGGTCAGTTTGTTATCCATATTTTTCTCCTGTGTCTTGAAATATTTTTAGGTTTTGAGGCGATTCTTCCTGTATCACTAAAGACAGATCTGAGGTTGCTATAATAAGAAACCAACCTCACAGATCCCACGATATAAAACTTCCAGAACAAAAGGGTCCTTTTTGAAAATTAGCCAtttcttaaatatatatatatatatatatatatatatatatatatatatatatttgccaTTCTATCATCCCAAGGCAGAGAAAAATGCATTTATTGTCATGGAAGAAGGATTGTGATAACATGTAGATAATTCAGGGTGGGATGATGGTGACCAACAAACCTGACAATATAGGGTAGCGTTTGATTCCAACTCCCATTTCTTGACCAATAGTCCTTTGATGAATCTTTTTGGTTCAGAGACCAGTGTTTGTCTTTTTGTTGATATTTATTGCCTCAGTTATATGGGGGTTGATTGTGAAAGCTAATGCACAGAACTTCCATCTGAGTAAGGCACCTCATGATTgcatccatcttttttttttttaccccaGGTGCATCTTTGTAGATCTAAATAATGTGTACACACGCATATATACATAAAATCAATAATGTATACATGCAATATAATAGCCAAAATGCGAATGGTGAAGTTAGAATGAAGTTCCTAAGCAATATATTATATGGATATTAACTGCCTATATCTGATAGTCATAATGACAATGCTACTTATATTGACTGTTCTCAGGTTAGGCGCAACCTGGAACAAGCCAAGACCATTGTGGAGGCTTTAATCAAGGTGCTGTTATTGAAATGTGAACTGAGTAGTGTTAAAAGTGATGAACTTTGTCTTCATTACTGCTTATTGCTTATGTGTATTgcagagagaagaaaaaaagagagcagTCATGGAGGCTGAAGTTGAGCTTCAAGTAAACCAAATGAAGTACAAGGTATCTCTTTTTGGTTCCTCTGttaattttctgttttgtctTGACAGTGAAACCCCTACCCCAGCCAGAAGatggaaaaataaatataaaaaatgtaGAGATGTACCCCACCCAAAAGATGAGAGAAAATTATGGTAAACTAGAAATGTTTAGCATTAGATCTGTTGACGATTCTTTTTATCTTTGtctctgtatggctttcttgTGTATTTTCAGCATGAGACTGTGCTCCTCGAAGATAGTTTAATCCTTCCTGGCTTTCCGCCAATGTCTTCAAAGTTTGTTTCCAGTGAGGATGAACTTATTGATTCAGATGACTTTGAAAACAGTCGGCCCCGTACACGACCTTGTGCAATGCCTAATCCACCTTTACAGGACCCCAATTTAATCATGGTTCCGACAGGAACCATGAAGCAAGAATTTAGGCGTCGGCATGCACCACAAGGGTGGCTTCATAAAATGGTACATTGTTTATCTTCGGACAGATCTTTCATATTATTCTTCTGTTCTTATTTCCTGATGATGCTGTTAGATATATCTTTTAGTCACAGCTGATAGTTCCGATTGTCATGACTGCAATAGCTACCATGTAGATATTGTAGCATGGTTACCATCAGGGAGTTGTATTGTTACTTAAGTTTGCTTTTATCCGTCAGAATGTTTGTTAGTGAATAATTTGTTTGCATGGGCTTCATGTAGGATCCCCTTGAGCCAGTTCTGTTATTTACAAAACCTCTAGTTCCAGAAAAGTTGGCAGCTGCAGGCATTGTACCACCATCAGATACTTCAACTAAATCTGGAGCATCCACAGCACCTCTTAAATTCCGCGGAAGAATTGGCCGAGGGGGCCGATTAATATTTGATAGATGGAACCCGCTGATGCACACTCCAATTGACTTGGGGAGTTCATATTACATACCTCCTAAACCTCGACCAACAACATATAATTGAACTTTCTACCCCTGCTGTGACAGAATTGGAAAGGGGTGCAGATTAACTATTTGGAAAATCCTGAGTGACCTAGGATTATTGAGCGGTTGAACCATCCTTTGCTTATGCCTAAGTTGAACTCTTGAACTAACCTTTGCTTGTGCCTGGATGTCGGTGTGGATGGGATCAGTGGTTGTCTTGGAACTTTTATTGGAGATTTGATGATTTAGGGGTAATTGTGGATGAACGAAGGGTTGGTGTAATGCTGAATTGTATTTCCCAATGTTTTTTTTCCATGTAAAGCTCATTATCGATTCATTTGGTATAAACGTAACGTGTCTCTGTATTCTCTATTAGAACAGCCATTTGGGTGCAGGTGCTCTCAGCCTCATTGTCTAGTTTCCTAAATCTTCTGAAACAAAACTACCAAATGTTTTTGCGTTTGAACGGAGAAAGAAACTGCCAAACAATAGCCCAAAGGGCTTAATCAGTAAGATCCACTATGGGATTGTTGGCCATGGTGGCGATGAGAATTGATAGAAAGGATCCCCAAGGTGGAGCATATTGCTATTAGCATTTAACTCATCTAAACACAAGCATTACGATGTTGTAAAAGATTGAAACACAGAAACATGACACCCCCTATGGATTAGATTAACAAGACCGACTATAGCATCCATTTCGAGCTCAAAACTAGTCTCAACGAGGGACCAAAATATGGTGGAGATCGAGTTTCCACTAGGACCTCTGGGTCGAGTAATGTATGTCCCTTATGATAACAACCGGTGAAGCTTGTTCATGATATGCAATTGGTATGTGGAACCAGTCTCGTTGAATTGCATTCTGACTTCTGAGGACCACAAAACATGGTCTCTTAGTTCTCTGTGTGATGCATCGATGAAAAAACGTATTGTTCCCAATCGGAGTGTATTACTCTGAGGCAATTTTGTTATTCGTATTTTTGTATTTAGTGCTACAtgcaccaattttttttacaaaaaagtGATACCAAATAACGTGACATCATATGTGGCACATATCATGTCATCATTTTCAATTGTATAATTTCCAACTAACATatctaattattttattttctcattaACCAAAAGCACACTTGACTCTCTCATCAACTGTCTCTCGCCTCTCTATGAAACAACACCTCACTCTCTCATTGACTCCCTCTCACTCTCTTGATTCAAGGCAATGTGTCTGAGAAGAAGGTGTTTGAGATGATGAACAATTATTCTATTAAGGATTCTGATACAGCCTTTTGTACTTTTATGGGAACGATCATTGCTCAGTTGTTCGTTGGAGGACATTAACTACTCGAGAGGAACATAGCAATGCGATAAGAGACAGCTTAATTGAACTACCCGAGCCGTGACTAATGTTCATGAATATCATCAACCGGAGGAAGTAGAGGCTATTTGGAGGTTTTACATGGAGCAGAAGCCGAAAGCATAGGTTGGGTTGAAAGCTTTTATGTAGTTTGAGAGTTTGACAGCACCCAGCCGCTACAACCATCTCTACTTGACCTCACTCATTACCAATCCAACATCTCTACATGCCCATCTGTAGCTAGTCTATAGTTTTGCTATTTTGTAGACAACAATGtcttttgtctttttttttcttatatttttctttaatgcTTTTGTTAATACTATTTCTTCTATAGGTTAGCTCTAAGaggattttttttctgatgAGAAGTTTGATATTTTGTGTTGATAACATTGTTATAATATATCTGATAGCACatctaataaataaaaaaacaacaacaaaagagaaaataattcatttgaattgggaaaaatttGCGAGCAGCCATTAATTTACATCATGGGCAGCCGGATGTTAATGATGCTCATGGGTTTTGTAAAAAAGCATCAAGTATGCTTGCTTATCAATCAAATAGCAGTAAACAAGCTAATATCCAGCGACTAGAAGAAGTTCCACACCTAGTAAGATGAAACAAAGGGACCTTCTATTCAACATAAAACTCACTTCATTCCAAGACTTCCCTTGAGAAAGACGTGGATACATTAGGATTAGCAAATGTCACGAAATTTGAAATTGCCACCAATTGTGGCTGCCATGTTcaagtaaatataaaatcatCACTCTTAAAGGTCAACTTACTGAAAACCTTAAAAGGTGGTATGCTTTAGCTATGAGAAAGAAGTGATGAGCACTAAAGCAAAAGGAAAAATCTCGCACATTTGACAACCGGCCTGAAAATAATGCAAACGAGAAATCTGCTCGCTGGTTTATAAATCTGAAACTTCAAAGTTGCACTGCCAGTCTTTGAATAACCTGGATTGTCTTATTTTGCATATTTGTTTATAAACATAGATAAAGTTATACAAAGGTTAGACAACTTCTAATCAAATCTTGTTATGTAATTTCACCTCACCAGTCCACTACAAGCCTACAACTACACACCTTTATAGGagtagtacatatatatggagtTTCCTCTCTTTGACCATCTGCTGGTGGGCACTATGATGCACTGTCATATTAAAACAGGTTACCTTACgttcagaaagaaaaatatatatattcctacACTAAAAGTTATTAGTGATCGAAGTTCTCGGTCCTCGACTTTATATTATCTGATATCTCTAAGGGCAAATGTACTTACTTGAGTTTTACAGGAGAAAAGACTAATCTAGTCATCATCAAGTCTTGGCGGTAGGGGTGGCACTTAAgactgaaaaattgaaaaccgaaccgaaaaaaccGGATTGAAACTGAAAAAAACCGAATAGAACACAAATAGAACTGAAATTTTAGAAAATCGAACCGGTTTGGGCAcataagaaaccgaaccgGACCGAAAAACTGAATTATTCATAAAATAATGTCGTTTTACGTTTATATTACCAAATGAGAGACAACTAAGGGTTGCACGGCAACTCTCCATGTTGAATTAGGAAATGCTACACCggcctctcttctctccttatccaactcgGATTTGATCTCTTTGTCCAAATAAGAATGCATCACGGCTCCACTACTCCTTATCCATATAGGATTTTTCTTTCCTGAAAATAATCGACAAATAAGGAATaacaaagaataaaaatagtaaagtagaatcctagtcgagtaaggaatcatagctcaataaggatttctaacacttcacacaatttcatcatcaaaactatcatcatcGGCATTACTCTACCTaaacatacaaatgacaaatatgaacctaaaacaactaaataagaggtaacaaagaacaagtgatttgattaatgtgattttaggtttatatttatatataattatatgtttctcttttgtagtgttatatatatatataatcatctatgttTTATATGTATgcccatatatgtatgtttcaaataagtttgcta contains:
- the LOC126799290 gene encoding uncharacterized protein LOC126799290, producing MSRLSFRPRPLDIHKRLPVVKSFKDFEDDETPSSTRNSQLFRLSAVDSSATEIEVHPPPAKKLAPEIPTPQFVVVDTYERDYSRTFAQPNSYLRARGARAELGEFVEYDLDNEDEDWLEEFNGDDDILAAEKLETLIFKLEVLDHKARERAGVITPTLASPIPVLLQLDVVTEALQGPLRYAVIRSVYEYWKDKRERWQKPILRRLQPPPPVNDTNPYNVFRPREKTHRLHTRRMQRRENNVQSFEKLRQVRRNLEQAKTIVEALIKREEKKRAVMEAEVELQVNQMKYKHETVLLEDSLILPGFPPMSSKFVSSEDELIDSDDFENSRPRTRPCAMPNPPLQDPNLIMVPTGTMKQEFRRRHAPQGWLHKMDPLEPVLLFTKPLVPEKLAAAGIVPPSDTSTKSGASTAPLKFRGRIGRGGRLIFDRWNPLMHTPIDLGSSYYIPPKPRPTTYN